One part of the Clostridium thermosuccinogenes genome encodes these proteins:
- a CDS encoding dephospho-CoA kinase, with protein sequence MIDCPNCGNITKDNVKIYNESLRKQNISISPILPTCKLCGAEVAVTHTCNGGNIIVLNGTCGSGKTTIAELFADKGWLTVDGDCAIQSLRHKKGTKQYEWNELTEEIICEIDILSLFCKNIVLSHVILPEDYKKFVEIFESRNLKYKLILLKPQYQVAVERCQTRTCHTSITPEKWIKHFYDVLVFDQHQFDIIDNSDMTAEDTIERIQDLAYRG encoded by the coding sequence ATGATTGATTGCCCGAATTGTGGAAATATTACAAAAGATAATGTAAAAATATATAATGAAAGCTTGAGGAAGCAGAACATAAGTATTTCGCCCATACTGCCCACTTGTAAACTCTGTGGAGCAGAAGTGGCAGTCACTCACACTTGTAACGGAGGCAATATCATTGTTCTCAATGGCACCTGTGGCAGCGGTAAGACTACCATTGCAGAGCTTTTTGCCGATAAGGGTTGGCTTACCGTTGACGGCGATTGTGCTATACAATCGCTCCGACATAAAAAAGGAACCAAACAGTATGAATGGAACGAATTGACTGAGGAAATCATATGCGAAATTGATATCCTATCATTATTCTGTAAAAACATTGTCTTGTCCCATGTTATTTTGCCAGAAGATTATAAAAAGTTTGTAGAAATATTTGAATCCCGAAATCTTAAATACAAGTTAATTCTTCTTAAACCCCAATATCAGGTTGCCGTAGAACGGTGTCAGACAAGAACTTGCCATACCAGCATTACACCGGAAAAATGGATAAAGCATTTTTACGATGTTTTGGTTTTTGATCAGCATCAATTTGACATTATAGATAATTCCGATATGACAGCAGAGGATACCATAGAAAGAATACAGGATTTGGCATACCGAGGATAG
- a CDS encoding RidA family protein, with protein sequence MSIKTVNTNKAPAAIGPYSQAIISGNTVFTSGQIPIDPATGEVVNGGIEAQTRRVLENLKAVLEAAGTSMSNVIKTTVFINDMGNFAVVNSIYGEYFSAPYPARSCVEVSKLPKGVEIEIEAVAVID encoded by the coding sequence ATGTCAATTAAGACAGTTAATACCAATAAAGCTCCGGCGGCCATAGGCCCTTATTCTCAGGCAATAATTTCAGGGAACACCGTATTTACATCCGGACAGATACCCATAGACCCCGCTACCGGTGAGGTGGTCAACGGAGGGATAGAAGCCCAGACAAGGAGGGTGCTGGAAAACCTGAAAGCTGTGTTGGAGGCGGCGGGTACCAGCATGTCCAATGTGATAAAAACCACAGTTTTTATCAATGATATGGGAAACTTTGCTGTTGTAAACAGTATATATGGTGAGTATTTTTCTGCTCCCTATCCTGCCAGGTCCTGTGTCGAAGTATCAAAGCTGCCAAAGGGCGTTGAAATCGAGATTGAAGCGGTTGCGGTTATAGACTGA
- a CDS encoding class I SAM-dependent methyltransferase, giving the protein MGFYEQISKYYDYIFPVGQSQLNFIKKAAGTPPARVLDVACGSGGYTAELSKSGYELTAVDIDAEMVNRAKQKLQSEKLSADVLRCDMKELEEKLSPGFDCIFCIGNSIVHLESCDAILKVLKQMNKLLSDKGALVLQIINYDRIIKYNVDELPPIINEDIGLEFLRKYEFTDDRKYINFNTTLTIRNGREPLKYKNSVKLLPLMSGTMRELLNKAGFEKVEFFGDFNYSLYDEDSFMLVVKAGK; this is encoded by the coding sequence ATGGGTTTTTACGAGCAAATAAGCAAATATTACGATTATATTTTTCCTGTAGGACAGTCACAGCTGAATTTTATCAAGAAGGCGGCCGGGACTCCCCCCGCGAGGGTTCTTGATGTGGCATGCGGTTCCGGAGGCTATACCGCAGAGCTGTCGAAAAGCGGATATGAGCTTACAGCGGTGGACATTGATGCGGAAATGGTGAACAGGGCAAAGCAAAAGCTGCAGTCGGAGAAGCTTTCAGCCGATGTATTGAGATGCGACATGAAAGAGCTGGAAGAGAAGCTGTCCCCTGGGTTTGACTGCATATTCTGCATAGGGAACTCCATTGTACACCTGGAAAGCTGCGATGCGATTCTGAAGGTTCTCAAGCAGATGAATAAGCTCCTGTCAGATAAAGGGGCCCTGGTGCTGCAGATTATCAATTATGACAGGATTATAAAGTATAACGTTGATGAGCTGCCTCCCATCATCAATGAGGATATTGGCTTGGAGTTCCTGAGGAAATATGAATTTACGGATGACCGGAAATATATAAATTTTAACACCACCTTGACTATAAGGAATGGAAGGGAACCTTTAAAGTATAAAAACTCCGTTAAGCTTTTGCCTCTCATGAGCGGGACCATGCGTGAGCTTTTAAATAAGGCGGGTTTTGAAAAAGTTGAGTTTTTCGGGGATTTTAATTATTCTCTCTATGATGAAGATTCTTTCATGTTGGTAGTCAAGGCTGGAAAATAG